The nucleotide window TGTTAGTTTTGGTGTTTAGGGCTAAGGCTCTGGTTTGGAGCTCCAGAAccaataagtagataaataaataggttttgttttttttttgtttctgttttgttttggttggttggttggttttgagtcaagatcactgtgtagccctggctggcctgaagttcacagaggtccacctaccTCCTCCTAGAgtatactgagattaaaggtgtgtgccacaacactGGCcttaggtttttaaatttttaaccaTTATATTTGGTGATCTGCTTTTTATAGTGTGCTTGGCATTGTTTGTATGTGATACTATTAATGGTCTCagataaacaaatgaatatttcCCTTTAGTTTTATTGCCTTGCAGATTTTACATTTATTGTAGTGACTAACTGCTGGTGTTTCATTTTATACCTTCTCTTTTAGAATTGCCTTAAAAGCACTCAGTATATTGAGGGTATAAATGTGCATTCTTGAGAGTGGTTGTATGGGTGGAgatgaggattgaacccagggctttatacaAGGTTGGATTCTACCTCTGAGTCcccactctgtcactgagctccaACTCCACTCTTTCCATGAGGGTGATTTTCAGGGAAAATGGGGCATCATTCAGTCTTGTCAGATGAAGAGATGGACAGTCAAATTGTGGAGAATTAAAGAGCTCTGAGTTGTGAGGCTTGTAAAAACTGTGTCCAAACAGGACTTCCCCAAGAAAGGCGCAGAGTGGCATTGCTGGAGTGTGACTTGGCTTCAGAACCAAACTGTGAGGAAGTTTAAATGTCTTTGTCTCCTAATAATTGTGCCTGTGCAGTAAGTAAATGCAGATCTGGAGTGTGAGTCTGGGAGCAGGTAGAAACCCGAGACAGTCTGGGGCAATGATTGCTGGCTTCTAAAGGCAGGAGGGAACGTTTCCTGAAAATTTTAGGGttggtctggagaggtggctcagcagttaagagcactggctgctcttccagaggttctaagttcaattcccagcaactacatggtggctcacaactatctatagtgggatctaatgccctcttctggcataaagttgtacatgcagatagaacactcattttctttctttctttttttaatatggaaCACTTCATGAATTTGCGTGTTATCCTTGCACAGGgaccatgctaatcttctctgtatcattccatttttttaagtatatgtgctgccaaagtgaGCACTTATACTcttaaaataaagctttaaaaaaaattcagggtCTTCCTGATTCTCCCTATGGGCTCAATAAATTTGAAGAGCGAACTTATAGCTAAGTCACTTAGGATACATATTAACTTATATCTATATACGATTTAATGTAGGCATTATATATTTtatctaatttaaaaatcttaacaATAAAAAGTGAGTAAGTACGTGTGCACAGGTCGTCCAGTAGCAGCCTCCAGTGGATTATCCCTGCAAATGGGTTCTGCACCGTAGGGCCCCAGGCCTTGCCGCTGTGACCACCACAGAGATATCCACAGTGTACAGGCTCTGAAGCATGGCAGCTACCTTCCAGTGGCTCGCTCCTGGTTACCCATGACCAGTATCTGCGACGCCTGGGCACCTCATCCGGCAACAGCTCCTGCTGAGGTGCTTAGTACTCTGGAGACACCAGGCCCATCCACTGGGATCTCTCCAAGGCTGACCTGGACCACTAGTAGATCAGCTTTTTCGGGAAGCCCATCCTCCCATTCATGGCCACAGTATTGAAGTTTCCTGAGCACTCGCAGaatcctccctccacccccacctccaccccgcatccccaccccacccctccacccccaagcCTCCAGAATCAGGATCACCTGTGGCCTGGCTCCTGAAACCGTGAAGAAGCAGCCAGTTCTCTGGCCAGGCCAACAGCAGGGCCCCATCCTGACCTGGCAGAACCACCAGCCAACCCAAAGCTTCGGTGGTACTAGGCCAGAGCcccactcacccaccccaccctgtAAACTAAGCAGGCTGCTAaaagcaccagcaccagcaggagctggagagagcccCTTCTCTCCCAGCACTGaacttttctgaccccatagctGTGCCTTGCACTAAACAAAGAATAAACTCTCAGCAGccatcctcaaaaaaaaaaaaaaatcttgaaatataCGTGAGATAAAACCTGTTCGTAGTCAGACCCAGCAAAGAAGTTCTTGTTTGTTCACTTTCTTACGTTAAAATCATGgtaaactggggctggagaaatggctccatggttaaaacACTTGTTCTTACAGATGACCCGGGTTTGAATCCTAGTGCCCATATGGAGGcacacaactgtctaactccagccccaagggatccagtgcccttttctgacctcagcagataccaggcatacatgtgctaTACCAACTGTGCAGGCAAAACGCCCCACACAGAAAACTTTAAAAGACATTAtgataaacttaatttttttatttttttaaattaaaagttttatttcattattttatgtgtataagtgttttacctgcatgtatgtctgtgtaccacatgcatacttgGTGatagaggaggccagaagaggatgtcagatcccctggaactggagttacagatggttgtgagcaaccatgtgggtgctgggaatcaaacctgagtcctccgcaagagcaacaaatgctcttaacctctgaaccatctctccagccccagattttgaagtttttacttattttagttTTCTCAAGGCAATAAACGTGACTGAGAtgactcactggttaagagcaggTACTGCTCTCCTTGCACAGGAAATGGGTTCAGAGCCCAGCGTTTGTGTCAGAGTACACAGAACTCCTTCtgcaggggacccaacaccctcttctggtctccataggtaaCTGCTCTCACATGCAAAAtccaacacacacataatttaaaaacattaaaaaattctaaaatatccATCTTCATAGGGCTTATAAAGTTGATTATTAAActatttaaactttattattattgatgAACCTTATCTCACATTCATGATATCAAAAGTATGAAAAAAGTGGGGCCCTAGAAAGACTGTGAGACAGGATCATGCTTTCTTGGCTCTGTAGGCTTCACTTccttattatttataaacattCTCTTTGCTAGTAGGCCACCATAGTTGctttttcataaagaaaactaAGAGGAAAAGCTGATGTCCCCTCTCTCTTGCTGAAGGTGGTTGGAGGCAAGGTGAAAAAGCCTGGTAAACGAGGGCGGAAGCCAGCCAAAATTGACTTGAAAGCAAAACTTGAGCGGAGCCGACAGAGTGCAAGAGAATGCCGGGCCAGGAAAAAGCTGAGGTACCAGTACTTGGAGGAGTTGGTGTCCAGTCGGGAAAGAGCCATATGTGCACTTCGAGAGGAACTGGAAATGGTAAAGTCTTTCAGCAGCAAGACAAACACCCCTCCTAACTTGGCTGTCAGGGGGCACACAGTGAAACAGCAGTTATACCAGTCTTCACCTGTCCCACTGGCAAACGCCAGAAAGAATGCTAGTCTTTTATGCCACATTGTAGGAAAATAGGCATTTTTTAAATAGAGTGCGGGAGGGAACATTAAGGTATTGTTTATGATAGAAAAACAATGGGGACTGGAGTGATGGCTAtgtagtcaagagcactggctgctcttccaaaggtcctgggtacaattcccagcaaccatatggtggctcacaaccatctttgaTGGGATCCAATGCACTCTCCTGGTGTATAGGCATATATGCAGATAAAGTACTCATAAATtacataaacctttaaaaaagagcTGTAGCTCtcccaaattgaaaaaaaaaaagtaaaaaaacaaggatcccatttttaaaaagagaaaataaaagaaaaaaaaaacaatgtacaAAGGGCTGataggatggctcagcaggtaaaggtgcttgccaccaagattAATGACCATTCAATCCCCACTAACCCGCCCGGTGGCTGGAGAGAACAGAACCAGTGCCTGCAggtttcctctgacttccacatgcagcTCATGGCACTGTAGTAAGTGGGATGAAAGTTAAAAACAATGGGGATACAGCTTAGCTGTAGGGTGCTTatctagcatgcaggaggctctgCGTTTGGTGCCAGCACTGCATGAAATGGGTGTGATGCCACAGCCTGTAGTCctcactcaggagatggaggaggcaggaagatcagaagttcaaggtcatttccaGCTATCTAATGAGCTGGAAACCAATCtagaatacatgagaccctatcttaaccCACCCCCAAATAAAGACTAAAGAGCACTAGCAGATTGTTCTGCTATAAATCACACTATATTCATATATGAGACTACTTGTGACCAGTGTGGGGCGATCACAATACAGCCAAGTTTGGGGaagcacttagaaggctgaggcaagacacTAGTACCTGGGGTACCGAGGACCTGTCCCCTAAAATCACAGTGCACACATGTATTTACTGATGGAGAGGGATGCTCATGATGCATTGCTAAGTGGGAAAAGCCACATCATAGTCCATGATTCTGCATGGGAGGCTGCCACTTGTGTTCCCAtgaatttatttactttacattCAGAGTTTATTGCAATTGTAGAAATGTGAGAGTAGAAAACATAATTAAAACCCTTTAACTGTGAACTCAGGGATGAGGTAACAGGTGAGAGAGGAGATGTTACTACCATGACTGTTGCAAAGCTGGCTTTTCAGAAAGTAATGAAGCTGGGTGTGTggtacatgcctggaatcccagtacttgggggatagggacaggaggatcaggagttcaaggccagcctctggaCTCTATGAATAGactatgtttaaaaagaaaacatgccgGACTGAGAAGATGATTAAGTGAGCAGGGTGCCTGAGGGccgatcctcaggacccacataaagcAGGACGatggcagtgcacatctgtagtccCTGTGCTCCTTGGCAAGATGAAGGACAGAAACAGCAGTCTCCAGAAGCTCAGGGGCCAGCTAGGCTGGCCTGTGCAGCAGCAAATGGCAAGTGACCCCTGTCTTAAGGTGGAAGAGGACTAACACCAAGGCTGTCTTatgtgacttccacatgtgcaacTGATACAAGCCCCAAGAATTTAAAAAGAGGGATGGTCAAGATGACTCGTGGAGTAAAGCACTTAACACACACAAGCCTGTCAGCCTGAGTAGTTTGAGCCTCAAGAGCC belongs to Peromyscus eremicus chromosome 3, PerEre_H2_v1, whole genome shotgun sequence and includes:
- the Crebl2 gene encoding cAMP-responsive element-binding protein-like 2, producing the protein MDDSKVVGGKVKKPGKRGRKPAKIDLKAKLERSRQSARECRARKKLRYQYLEELVSSRERAICALREELEMYKQWCMAMDQGKIPSEIRALLTGEEQNKSQQNSSRHPKAGKTEANTNLLLGN